From a region of the Dictyostelium discoideum AX4 chromosome 2 chromosome, whole genome shotgun sequence genome:
- a CDS encoding hypothetical protein (Similar to Dictyostelium discoideum (Slime mold). cell surface protein DTFA) codes for MSDNTEILFWKVIKNKFLFYTIISYTNIRFRTIKYEVFNDISQIINSNNLSLLIEKLNCGEFLNFKNYNNFDCVFKKIKNINEENIKIYKNLIPHYSMVDFNKLLECSIENDCLVGFLVLVNEKSTFNETNNININNNNNNNINYNNCILVNNNYQFYFNEALKYNSIDILTYLNENDENNNFPCSMEWKILLSNKKIHKSTIIKMLSKIPRLITLIESRDLLFFKDSIFPKDVLNIDLEILIGLCIIIINIPFLKNIKSSSSPPILTIEEINEIKNKYSEKDLKSNIINLEYDDFNLKKLIKFYYDSVGFDIDYNPFRFLKFDDEGDSNEEINSHANKIYENILTAYQNQPSIPSLEYCNSRLLEKTINDFGTLPIFETKLYPQILFRFMKSSDVSKSRYISFISKLILKNLLNPIVLVFLLIEYDDIELIDFLISLSTNSSFNTSIDSNSNSNSNSNSNSNFFKDNYLKLISKELNNKENFDFDIKRYIRSNEMLEFCFTNFNEIILHPKFKNNLTTWVKMDRTDLIETFNQLIKIQLNDKYNIENDLILPTIINSGFSITTPSIPKGYGLISYAYLIKKLKETRKNFNISNYLDEKLLLESLVLKVNSKINLDYQLECIKLIIEHTTEQYNPLSIMVQTEIHLFNNKVPIPSRLSLISALYLSNQIDQFLIEFENHLINESYFQLDIIFEIIGKNSDYKLLGKLIDTFNNFETKSQQSLPKTFNEEKKRLLSLCFFKASVDGNIIIFKFLLENYDNILFPKNSKLPEESFLETDESFQRYVAKAIEKDNHQLFEFFFQNLGYQSILSELEYSSNLFYTIHEDFNHLFK; via the exons atgtctGATAATacagaaattttattttggaaagtaataaaaaataaatttttattttacaccATTATTTCATATACAAACATTAGATTtagaacaattaaatatgAAGTATTCAATGATATATcacaaattattaattcaaataatctaTCATTACTAATTGAAAAGTTGAATTGtggtgaatttttaaattttaagaattacaataattttgattgtgtttttaaaaaaattaaaaatataaatgaagaaaacattaaaatttataaaaatttaattccaCACTACTCAAtggttgattttaataaattattagaatgTTCAATAGAAAATGATTGTTTAGTTGGTTTCTTAGTTTTAGTCAATGAAAAAAGTACCTTTAATGaaactaataatattaatattaataataataataataataatattaattataataattgtattttggttaacaataattatcaattttattttaatgaagCATTAAAATATAACTCAATTGACATATTGACATAtcttaatgaaaatgatgaaaataataattttccaTGCTCAATGGAGtggaaaattttattatcaaataaaaaaattcataaatccacaattataaaaatgttaTCAAAGATTCCAAGGTTAATAACACTAATAGAAAGTagagatttattattttttaaggaTTCAATATTCCcaaaagatgttttaaatatagatttggaaattttaattggtttgtgtataattattatcaacattccttttttaaaaaatataaaatcatcatcatcaccaccaattttaacaattgaagaaattaatgaaattaaaaataaatattcagaaaaagatttaaaatcaaatataattaatttagaatatgatgattttaatttaaaaaaattaattaaattttattatgattCAGTAGGGTTTGATATTGATTATAATCcatttagatttttaaaatttgatgatgaaggAGATAGtaatgaagaaattaattctcatgcaaataaaatttatgaaaatattCTAACAGCATATCAAAATCAACCATCTATACCTTCACTAGAATATTGCAATTCAAGATTATTAGAAAAGACTATAAATGATTTTGGCACATTGCCAATATTTGAAACTAAACTATATcctcaaattttatttagatttatGAAATCTTCAGATGTTTCAAAATCAAGATATAtatcatttatttcaaaattaattttaaaaaatcttttaaatccaatagtgttagtatttttattaattgaatatgatgatatagaattaattgattttttaatttcactttcaacaaattcatcTTTCAATACATCTattgattcaaattcaaattcaaattcaaattcaaattcaaattcaaatttctttaaagataattatttaaaactaatttcaaaagaattaaataataaagaaaattttgattttgatattaaaagatatatTAGATCAAATGAAATGTTAGAATTTTGTTTTACAAATTTCAACGAAATCATTTTACatccaaaatttaaaaataatttaacaactTGGGTGAAAATGGACAGAactgatttaattgaaactttcaatcaattaataaaaattcaattaaatgataaatataatattgaaaatgatttaattttaccaacAATTATAAACTCTGGTTTTTCAATAACCACCCCCTCAATACCAAAAGGGTATGGTTTAATATCATATGCATActtgattaaaaaattaaaagaaactcgtaaaaattttaatatctcAAACTATTTAGATGAAAAACTCTTATTAGAATCTTTAGTTTTAAAagtaaattcaaaaattaatttagacTATCAATTAGAatgtataaaattaattattgaacaTACAACAGAACAATATAATCCACTTTCAATAATGGTTCAAACTGAAATTCATCTTTTTAATA ATAAAGTTCCCATACCCTCACgattatcattaatatcagcactttatttatcaaatcaaattgatcaatttttaatagaatttgaaaatcatttaattaatgaatcatATTTCCAATtagatattatttttgaaattattggtAAAAATAGTGATTACAAATTATTAGGGAAATTAATAGATACattcaataattttgaaacaaaatcacaacaatcactaccaaaaacatttaatgaagaaaaaaaacgtCTACTTTcactttgtttttttaaagcTTCAGTTGATggaaatataattatttttaaattcttattAGAAAATTATGATAATATCCTTTTCccaaaaaatagtaaattaCCAGAAGAAAGTTTCTTAGAAACAGATGAATCTTTTCAAAGATATGTTGCCAAAGCTATAGAAAAAGACAATCatcaattatttgaattcttttttcaaaatttaggTTATCAATCAATACTATCAGAATTAGAATATAGtagtaatttattttatacaaTTCATGAAGATTTTAAccatttattcaaataa
- a CDS encoding hypothetical protein (Similar to Dictyostelium discoideum (Slime mold). cell surface protein DTFA), translated as MSDNTEILFWKVIKNKYLFKIIISYSNIRFRTIKYEDFNDVSQIINSNNQSLLIEKLNRCEFLNFKNYNNFDCVFKKIKNINEENIKIYKNLIPHYSMVDFNKLLECSIENDCLVGFLVLINENSTFNETNNINNNNNNYNNCILVNNNYQFYFNEALKNNSIDILTYLNENDENNNFPCSMEWKKLTNKIQKSLIIKMLSKIPRLISLIKIRDFLFFKDSIFPKDVLNTDLEILIGLCIIIINLPFLKNKKSSSSSPPILTIEEINEIKNKYSEKDLKSNIINLEYDDFNLKKLIKFYYDSVGFDIDYNPLRFLKFDDDDDEDSNEEINSQSNQIHEKILESYYRNQPSIPSLEYCNSRLLEKTINGIGTLPIFETKLYPQILFRFMKSSDFLLIEYDDIELIDFLISLSTNSSFNTSIDSNSNSNSNSNSNSNFFKDNYLKLISKELNNKENFDFDIKRYIRSNEMLEFCFTNFNEIILHPNFKTDITTWVKLDGTDLIETFNQLIKNKLNDKYNIENDLILPTFINIRFSNNTLSVPKGYGLISYAYLIKKLKETRKNFNISNYLDEKLLLESLLLKVNSKGFSKINLDYQFECIKLIIENTTEQYNPLSIMAQTEIEFFSSIQNDFFILKASYINKQFLYWLFTNRKSVDIDSGRCIFSTCKDKFPIPSRLSLISALYLSNQIDQFLIEFENHLINESYFQLDIIFEIIGKNSDYKLLGKLIDTFNNFETKSQQSLPKTFNEEKKRLLSLCFFNASIGGNINIFKLLLENYDNILFPKNSKLPKDYFLVRDESFKRYVAKAIEKKNHQLFEFFFQNLGYQSIISELEKSSNLFHTIQNGFNHLFK; from the exons atgtctGATAATacagaaattttattttggaaagtaataaaaaataaatatttatttaaaattataatttcatattCAAACATTAGATTtagaacaattaaatatgAAGATTTCAATGATGTATcccaaattattaattcaaataatcaatcCTTACTAATTGAAAAGTTGAATCGttgtgaatttttaaattttaagaattacaataattttgattgtgtttttaaaaaaattaaaaatataaatgaagaaaacattaaaatttataaaaatttaattccaCACTACTCAAtggttgattttaataaattattagaatgTTCAATAGAAAATGATTGTTTAGTTGGTTTCCTAGTTTTAATCAATGAAAATAGTACCTTTAATGaaactaataatattaataataataataataattataataattgtattttggttaacaataattatcaattttattttaatgaagcattaaaaaataactcAATTGACATATTGACATAtcttaatgaaaatgatgaaaataataattttccaTGCTCAATGGAGTGGAAAAAATTgacaaataaaattcaaaaatccttaattataaaaatgttaTCAAAGATTCCAAGGTTAATATcactaataaaaataagagattttttattttttaaggaTTCAATATTCCcaaaagatgttttaaatacagatttggaaattttaattggtttgtgtataattattatcaaccttccttttttaaaaaataaaaaatcatcatcatcatcaccaccaattttaacaattgaagaaattaatgaaattaaaaataaatattcagaaaaagatttaaaatcaaatataattaatttagaatatgatgattttaatttaaaaaaattaattaaattttattatgattCAGTAGGGTTTGATATTGATTATAATCCAttaagatttttaaaatttgatgatgatgatgatgaagatagtaatgaagaaattaattctcaatcaaatcaaattcatgaaaaaattttagaatcATATTATCGAAATCAACCATCTATACCTTCACTAGAATATTGCAATTCAAGATTATTAGAAAAGACTATAAATGGTATTGGTACATTGCCAATATTTGAAACTAAACTATATcctcaaattttatttagatttatGAAATCTTCAGAT tttttattaattgaatatgatgatatagaattaattgattttttaatttcactttcaacaaattcatcTTTCAATACATCTattgattcaaattcaaattcaaattcaaattcaaattcaaattcaaatttctttaaagataattatttaaaactaatttcaaaagaattaaataataaagaaaattttgattttgatattaaaagatatatTAGATCAAATGAAATGTTAGAATTTTGTTTTACAAATTTCAATGAAATCATTTTAcatccaaattttaaaactgatATAACAACTTGGGTGAAATTGGATGGAactgatttaattgaaactttcaatcaattaataaaaaataaattaaatgataaatataatattgaaaatgatttaatctTACCAACTTTTATAAACATTcgtttttcaaataatactcTTTCAGTACCAAAAGGGTATGGTTTAATATCATATGCATActtgattaaaaaattaaaagaaactcgtaaaaattttaatatctcAAACTATTTAGATGAAAAACTCTTATTAGAATCTTTACTTTTAAAAGTAAATTCAAAAGgcttttcaaaaattaatttagacTATCAATTCGAatgtataaaattaattattgaaaatacaaCAGAACAATATAATCCACTTTCAATAATGGCTCAAACTGAAATTGAATTCTTTAGTAGTATTCAAAATGATTTCTTCATTTTAAAAGCTTCATacattaataaacaatttttatattgGTTATTTACAAATCGTAAATCAGTTGATATTGATTCTGGTAGATGTATTTTCTCAACATGTAAAGATAAATTTCCCATACCCTCACgattatcattaatatcagcactttatttatcaaatcaaattgatcaatttttaatagaatttgaaaatcatttaattaatgaatcatATTTCCAATtagatattatttttgaaattattggtAAAAATAGTGATTACAAATTATTAGGGAAATTAATAGATACattcaataattttgaaacaaaatcacaacaatcactaccaaaaacatttaatgaagaaaaaaaacgtCTACTTTcactttgtttttttaatgcCTCAATTGGtggaaatataaatatttttaaactcTTATTAGAAAATTATGATAATATCCTTTTCccaaaaaatagtaaattaCCAAAAGATTATTTCTTAGTAAGAGATGaatcttttaaaagatatgTTGCCAAAgctattgaaaaaaaaaatcaccaattatttgaattcttttttcaaaatttaggTTATCAATCAATAATATCAGAATTAGAAAAAAGTAGTAATCTATTTCATACAATTCAAAATGGTTTTAAccatttattcaaataa